A genomic segment from Planktothrix sp. FACHB-1365 encodes:
- the holA gene encoding DNA polymerase III subunit delta — translation MPVYLYWGNDDYLIERHINQLRRRIVHPGWEAFNFFSYPFSADHFKVALNDIRTAPVGTGGRLVILSNWTELKTINNALLEQFKHILNNLPTSNHLLFTCLGSLDQRLKFTKLLCQYATVQEFSLIPSWNTQKLTEQVKNAASSMDISLSHSAAALLASAVGNNTRLLYQELEKLSLVTVDQFIDIHTVETWVSITTTNTFQLAQAICVKDANRATQVFTTLLNHNEPILKIIATLSSLFRTWLAVKVMVDEGETDSRAIAAVAGVSNPNRVYHLKQEVASISLTRLQHILTQLLDLEILAKTHEDATLCTSQIINLCH, via the coding sequence ATGCCAGTTTATCTGTACTGGGGAAATGATGATTATCTGATAGAGCGTCATATTAATCAATTACGCAGAAGGATTGTTCATCCGGGCTGGGAAGCTTTCAATTTTTTCAGTTATCCGTTTAGTGCAGATCACTTTAAAGTCGCTCTTAATGATATCCGCACTGCACCCGTTGGGACTGGTGGACGCTTAGTAATTCTTTCCAACTGGACTGAATTAAAAACAATTAATAACGCACTTTTAGAACAGTTTAAGCACATTTTGAACAATCTACCGACAAGCAATCATTTATTATTCACTTGTCTAGGTTCATTAGATCAACGGCTTAAATTTACTAAACTACTTTGCCAATATGCTACAGTTCAAGAATTCTCTTTAATTCCATCTTGGAATACCCAAAAGCTAACAGAACAGGTTAAGAATGCTGCATCAAGTATGGATATTTCTTTATCTCATTCTGCTGCTGCGCTCTTAGCATCTGCTGTGGGAAATAATACTCGCCTATTATACCAGGAATTAGAAAAACTTTCGTTAGTTACAGTAGACCAATTCATTGATATTCACACTGTAGAAACTTGGGTTAGTATTACAACCACAAATACCTTCCAACTTGCTCAAGCTATCTGTGTGAAAGATGCCAACAGAGCTACACAGGTTTTTACAACGCTTCTGAATCATAATGAACCCATTCTTAAGATTATTGCGACTCTAAGCAGCCTATTCCGCACTTGGTTAGCCGTTAAAGTCATGGTTGATGAAGGTGAAACGGATTCTCGTGCTATTGCTGCTGTTGCCGGAGTGAGTAATCCTAATCGAGTTTACCACCTCAAACAAGAAGTTGCTTCTATTTCTTTAACTCGGCTGCAACATATTCTGACTCAATTATTAGACTTAGAAATTCTTGCTAAAACCCATGAGGATGCCACACTATGTACGAGCCAAATTATCAATCTTTGTCATTGA
- a CDS encoding DNA polymerase, producing MHYQYTLFLQPEEELLPQIVLLDHPQFIPLLKQWENSSQFGFDIETFSSSAEPNGALFPNQGEIRILSLAIPTFKGIKVLVIDLGFDSQQRNEIKQQLSQLGFWEVFQERLANPQVEVVGHALEFEQQWMLVKYGYKIRGIQDTKLMSQIYWAGLDPWLDKINNKPHSLASVCWRLGITIDKTQQTSDWGWGDKSGGKLSHNQLNYAAYDAEVVLHVQARLEPLLKEIGVWNSYLAECSASPAFAQMTHRGMPVNEQVLIDVINQYESAYQDLMEKLRTTFPEAVLHLYSTKELPKLINNQFQLKISQANADTLSQYWQIPELRLISVIKTTKTYLDYLYNLQEVLTEGYVRGSYTLINSAAFGRSSCQNPNLQNPPNPSNLPSELTAYNLPPIRSVFVAHPQTQLIIADLSKAHTRIACEASGDQELIERFHSESQEIFCSIAAKIAQIQGLGKDWTEENIQLWVKDKSHLNHKTAAMLRSISKTIHYGCLNLQGYKTFQKTIRTGANINLTDEQAKTSQLGWKKTYAGVANFCQKIIQQANSSLPPVLGIEEIKSRTKFGLGYVRCLTGRGVFLPKYPQKFSQQKSLSVKGPDATAAYWTMAEADIIKNALGELVTVLDQHPHWQAHIGNMAHDEIDGIVSTNQALMFATAIQNAMRNAMSQFIKSIPVDEGEEPSHLIYDSWAEK from the coding sequence ATGCACTATCAATATACTTTGTTCTTGCAACCCGAAGAAGAACTTTTACCTCAAATTGTTTTACTTGATCATCCTCAATTTATTCCCCTATTAAAACAATGGGAAAACTCCAGTCAATTTGGGTTTGATATTGAGACTTTTTCCTCCTCAGCAGAGCCTAACGGTGCTTTATTTCCCAATCAAGGAGAAATCCGCATTCTTTCTTTAGCTATTCCAACTTTTAAGGGTATCAAAGTTTTAGTCATTGATTTGGGATTTGATTCCCAACAAAGGAATGAGATTAAACAACAGTTATCTCAATTAGGATTTTGGGAAGTTTTTCAGGAAAGATTAGCGAATCCTCAAGTAGAAGTTGTGGGTCATGCCTTAGAATTTGAGCAACAATGGATGCTCGTCAAATATGGTTATAAAATTCGGGGAATTCAAGATACAAAGTTGATGAGCCAAATCTATTGGGCAGGTCTTGATCCTTGGTTAGATAAAATTAACAATAAACCTCACTCCTTAGCTTCTGTATGTTGGAGGCTCGGCATTACAATTGATAAAACCCAGCAAACATCTGATTGGGGGTGGGGTGATAAAAGTGGTGGAAAATTAAGTCATAATCAACTCAATTATGCGGCTTACGATGCTGAAGTTGTTCTGCACGTTCAGGCGCGGCTTGAACCCTTATTAAAAGAAATCGGGGTTTGGAATTCTTATCTAGCAGAATGCAGCGCTTCTCCCGCTTTTGCACAAATGACTCATCGAGGAATGCCTGTCAATGAGCAAGTTTTAATCGATGTCATTAACCAGTATGAAAGTGCTTATCAAGATTTAATGGAGAAATTGAGAACGACATTTCCTGAAGCAGTTCTTCATCTTTATTCAACTAAAGAGTTACCCAAACTCATTAATAACCAATTTCAGCTTAAAATTTCTCAAGCAAATGCTGATACTTTAAGCCAATATTGGCAAATCCCAGAATTAAGGTTAATTTCAGTGATTAAAACCACAAAAACTTACCTGGATTATCTGTACAATCTTCAAGAAGTATTAACAGAGGGATATGTTAGAGGAAGTTATACCCTAATCAATAGTGCTGCTTTTGGACGCAGCAGTTGCCAGAATCCCAACCTACAAAATCCCCCTAATCCTAGCAACTTACCCTCTGAACTTACTGCTTATAATTTGCCCCCGATTCGTTCTGTTTTTGTTGCTCACCCCCAAACTCAATTAATTATTGCTGACTTATCTAAAGCTCATACCCGAATTGCCTGTGAAGCATCGGGAGATCAAGAATTAATCGAACGATTTCACTCAGAAAGTCAAGAAATTTTCTGTTCAATTGCTGCCAAAATTGCTCAAATCCAAGGATTAGGGAAAGATTGGACAGAAGAAAATATCCAACTTTGGGTTAAAGATAAATCCCACTTGAATCACAAAACGGCTGCAATGTTGCGCTCTATCAGTAAAACCATTCATTATGGTTGTTTAAATCTACAAGGGTATAAAACCTTTCAAAAAACCATCCGAACAGGAGCTAATATTAATTTAACCGATGAGCAAGCTAAAACGAGTCAATTAGGTTGGAAAAAAACCTATGCAGGTGTTGCTAATTTCTGTCAAAAAATTATTCAACAAGCTAACAGCAGTTTGCCTCCTGTTTTAGGAATTGAAGAGATTAAAAGCCGCACCAAATTTGGCTTAGGATATGTCCGTTGTTTAACGGGACGAGGCGTATTTCTGCCTAAATATCCTCAGAAGTTCAGTCAACAGAAAAGCCTTAGTGTAAAAGGGCCTGATGCAACAGCAGCTTATTGGACAATGGCAGAAGCCGATATTATTAAGAACGCTCTGGGTGAGCTTGTAACCGTCTTAGATCAGCATCCCCATTGGCAAGCTCATATTGGCAATATGGCTCATGATGAAATTGATGGAATTGTTAGCACTAATCAAGCTCTAATGTTTGCAACAGCGATTCAAAATGCCATGAGAAATGCCATGAGCCAATTTATTAAGAGTATTCCTGTGGATGAAGGGGAAGAACCGAGTCATTTGATTTATGACTCTTGGGCAGAAAAGTAG
- the dnaX gene encoding DNA polymerase III subunit gamma/tau, giving the protein MYQPFHQKYRPQCFADLVGQEAIATALSNGINLGRIAHAYLFTGPRGTGKTSSAPILAKSLNCLNHPNPTSSPCGQCASCQGITSGIALDVLELDAASNNGVEQIREICTGAHLTPVQARYKIYVIDEVHGLSGAATQALLKTLEEPPHNVVFVLCTTEPQKLPTTIISRCQRYNFQRISIDAMVNHLNQIAQLEGLEMDSQASHLVAQLATGGLRDALSLLEQLSLLESVITSQLVWELVGAVPQQELLSLVEAIASDSELDTINQVQTLLNFGKEPLVILQNLTQFYTLLLIAQTGKIPRELSTTEVELEQLQKLAKSLGRNGILASIQHLRTCESQIKFSTQSWLWLEVAVLGLLPSSQPTYSPVNTHSITSPPASFSGVTVPPQQVWQTVLAKVPPSLKVLLSQHCALANFSEDSATIQVNSTALKARVDHQRATIESAFAMATQRTIKVSVLA; this is encoded by the coding sequence ATGTATCAGCCTTTTCATCAAAAATATCGCCCCCAATGTTTTGCTGATTTAGTCGGTCAAGAAGCAATTGCAACTGCTTTAAGCAATGGAATTAATTTAGGACGCATTGCTCATGCCTATTTATTCACAGGGCCAAGAGGAACAGGAAAAACATCTTCGGCTCCAATTCTTGCCAAATCTCTCAACTGTCTTAATCATCCAAACCCTACCAGTTCTCCTTGTGGTCAATGTGCCTCTTGTCAAGGCATTACGAGCGGCATTGCCTTAGATGTTTTAGAACTTGATGCTGCTAGCAATAATGGTGTTGAACAAATTCGAGAAATTTGTACAGGGGCGCATTTAACTCCCGTACAAGCTCGCTACAAAATTTATGTCATTGATGAAGTACATGGATTAAGTGGTGCTGCGACTCAAGCTTTATTGAAAACTCTTGAGGAACCTCCCCATAATGTAGTCTTTGTTCTCTGTACGACTGAACCTCAAAAACTCCCGACTACCATTATTTCTCGTTGCCAACGCTATAATTTTCAGCGTATTTCTATTGACGCAATGGTTAACCATTTAAACCAAATTGCCCAATTAGAAGGCTTAGAAATGGATTCACAGGCAAGCCATTTAGTGGCTCAGTTAGCAACTGGAGGATTGCGAGATGCCCTATCCTTATTAGAACAACTAAGCTTGTTAGAATCGGTGATTACTTCTCAATTGGTATGGGAATTAGTGGGTGCAGTGCCACAGCAGGAATTACTATCTTTGGTTGAAGCGATCGCATCGGACTCCGAATTGGATACAATTAATCAAGTGCAAACTTTGCTCAACTTTGGAAAAGAACCATTGGTTATTCTTCAGAATTTAACTCAATTCTATACTCTCTTATTAATCGCTCAAACTGGAAAAATTCCAAGGGAGTTGTCAACAACTGAAGTTGAGCTAGAACAGTTGCAAAAACTGGCAAAGTCTTTGGGTCGCAATGGAATTTTAGCCAGCATTCAACACTTGAGAACTTGCGAATCTCAAATCAAATTTTCAACCCAATCTTGGCTATGGCTTGAGGTGGCTGTATTAGGATTATTACCGAGTTCTCAACCCACCTACTCCCCTGTTAATACACATAGCATCACCTCACCTCCGGCTTCGTTTTCAGGTGTTACAGTTCCTCCTCAACAGGTTTGGCAAACTGTACTGGCTAAAGTTCCACCCTCTTTGAAAGTGCTATTATCTCAACACTGCGCTTTAGCAAATTTCTCTGAAGATAGCGCAACAATCCAAGTCAATAGCACTGCTTTAAAAGCTAGAGTAGATCACCAACGTGCTACTATAGAATCAGCATTTGCGATGGCAACACAGCGAACAATTAAAGTTTCCGTTTTGGCTTAG
- the dnaN gene encoding DNA polymerase III subunit beta yields MKFSCPAKQLTTALNTVMGAIPTKPNHPILAHVLLLATPQTIEVRAFDLSLGITAQFNAPVEVEGASTLPAKHLLNLIASFPKDEELSFEVELNQTEAILTSAGKRYTFRGFKASQFPQLPTEFPLTVPAIRLTATVLARGLKTTLFAATTDEMKPVLSGIRLTVEADQVEFAATNGKVLAVVQDSIPTHENKQQSETTKKHKTKRKSLPSASSQWGITIPKTALKELQKLLGNPTDNLTDSEVLLHFNESQILFTSATFSLVCRALTGDYPDYTLLIPKQWSHEVTVSSHQLLAAVTRLATFDKHKIIRLVLNPTEQVISLYGQGQDIGSGAESLPALIQGEGLEIGFDADVLIPALKAIPTSEVRFSFNEANTPATLNTVANSLGTATVLVMPVELWTAEPPSLSSTSQALTVSSDEFQSIDTEPEEALESETDSEDSQLELAALPM; encoded by the coding sequence ATGAAATTTTCCTGTCCTGCTAAACAACTCACGACAGCCCTTAATACTGTCATGGGAGCAATACCCACTAAGCCTAATCATCCAATTTTGGCTCATGTTCTTCTGTTAGCAACTCCTCAAACAATAGAAGTTCGAGCGTTTGACCTCAGCTTGGGTATCACTGCCCAATTTAATGCTCCTGTTGAAGTTGAGGGAGCTTCGACTCTCCCTGCTAAACACTTGCTGAATCTGATTGCTAGTTTCCCGAAAGACGAAGAACTATCTTTTGAGGTGGAACTTAATCAAACTGAAGCGATATTAACCAGCGCAGGTAAACGTTATACATTCCGAGGCTTCAAAGCTTCTCAATTTCCTCAGTTACCCACAGAGTTCCCCTTAACAGTCCCAGCAATCCGATTAACTGCTACTGTTCTAGCTCGTGGTTTAAAAACCACTTTATTTGCAGCAACAACCGATGAGATGAAGCCAGTTTTAAGCGGCATTAGATTAACTGTAGAAGCCGACCAAGTGGAGTTCGCCGCCACCAATGGAAAAGTCCTTGCTGTTGTTCAAGATTCTATCCCGACTCATGAAAATAAACAACAATCCGAAACCACCAAAAAACACAAAACTAAACGCAAATCCCTTCCTTCTGCCTCAAGCCAATGGGGAATTACAATCCCCAAAACCGCTTTGAAAGAACTGCAAAAACTCTTAGGAAATCCCACAGATAACTTAACCGATTCTGAAGTGCTACTGCATTTTAATGAAAGCCAAATTCTATTTACCAGTGCTACCTTCAGTTTAGTTTGTCGGGCTTTAACAGGGGATTATCCTGATTATACTCTATTGATTCCTAAACAATGGAGTCATGAAGTTACGGTTAGTTCTCATCAACTTTTAGCAGCCGTTACTCGTCTAGCTACTTTCGATAAGCATAAAATTATTCGCTTAGTTCTTAATCCGACTGAGCAAGTGATCTCTTTATATGGACAAGGACAAGACATTGGTTCAGGGGCAGAATCTCTACCTGCTTTAATTCAAGGTGAGGGTTTGGAAATTGGTTTCGATGCTGATGTTTTGATTCCAGCCCTCAAAGCGATTCCAACTTCTGAGGTACGCTTTTCATTCAATGAAGCCAATACTCCAGCCACACTCAACACAGTTGCTAACTCTCTTGGAACTGCAACAGTTTTGGTGATGCCTGTAGAATTGTGGACTGCAGAACCCCCTTCACTTTCATCGACTTCACAAGCTTTAACAGTATCTTCTGATGAATTTCAATCCATAGATACAGAACCCGAAGAAGCTTTAGAATCTGAGACTGATTCAGAAGATTCTCAACTAGAACTTGCTGCACTACCCATGTAA
- a CDS encoding DUF5895 domain-containing protein, whose product MNNTETPELELERDEFADPQYLDPNARLPRIQALRGTTPKLCGYFIPTKQMAKAGWLNFDEKLLTTYTFEVTGIEEQGLLISAPRMLVCPRTFTLAYDRKATKESKQITLLGRYLPEHKEDENIGNTQYFEVFLVDENNRPLHQVPLSYRASGANQATFATHWQEFIDEMTACHAITNRIAARGKNNLFKCLCVFCFTTARELAGTKQKSPACKVISHEVPTLETWKQYFVGFNKENKQKVWEALQPAQPLLIPEHQANPNTRHQLPSASSVQHPDY is encoded by the coding sequence ATGAATAACACAGAAACTCCCGAACTCGAATTAGAACGAGATGAATTTGCTGACCCTCAGTACCTTGACCCCAATGCTCGGCTGCCACGCATCCAAGCCTTACGAGGCACTACTCCTAAACTGTGTGGTTACTTTATCCCAACCAAACAAATGGCAAAAGCAGGATGGTTGAACTTTGATGAAAAATTACTGACAACCTACACCTTTGAGGTCACAGGAATAGAGGAACAAGGACTTCTCATTTCTGCACCCCGAATGTTGGTCTGTCCTCGAACTTTTACCTTGGCTTATGACCGCAAAGCCACCAAAGAATCAAAACAAATTACGCTTTTGGGACGCTACCTACCTGAACACAAAGAGGATGAAAATATTGGTAATACTCAGTATTTTGAGGTGTTTTTAGTTGATGAAAACAATCGGCCCTTGCATCAAGTTCCCCTATCCTACCGAGCTAGTGGTGCAAACCAAGCTACTTTTGCCACTCATTGGCAAGAGTTTATTGATGAAATGACGGCTTGCCATGCTATCACCAACCGCATTGCGGCTCGAGGTAAAAATAATCTCTTTAAATGCTTGTGTGTATTTTGTTTTACAACAGCACGAGAACTCGCTGGTACGAAACAGAAAAGCCCTGCTTGTAAAGTCATTTCTCATGAAGTTCCTACCCTTGAAACCTGGAAGCAGTATTTTGTTGGATTTAACAAAGAAAACAAACAAAAAGTTTGGGAAGCCTTGCAACCTGCTCAACCTTTACTAATTCCAGAACACCAAGCTAACCCCAATACTCGGCATCAACTTCCCTCAGCATCCTCAGTTCAACATCCCGATTATTAA
- a CDS encoding siphovirus Gp157 family protein: MANTSIQPISETLDELGEQLELLSQYLESENPEDKAMAEEIYQQLEPKLEKKIDGYVAYINRLKANREFRQLEAKRISSLAKNDEARIIWLTEKLLGFMEQRIEQLGEQRGRKLEGLLCKVSLCQNGGQPQVWINSELAVQDFPAEYVLQLPQLNTQKLKEDVLATESGELCDEQGRVIAKVLPRGKHIRLV, translated from the coding sequence ATGGCAAATACATCCATTCAACCCATTTCTGAAACGTTAGATGAATTGGGAGAACAGCTTGAACTGCTCAGTCAATATCTGGAATCTGAAAATCCAGAAGACAAAGCGATGGCAGAAGAAATTTATCAACAGTTAGAACCTAAGTTAGAAAAGAAAATTGATGGATATGTCGCTTATATCAATCGTCTAAAAGCTAACCGAGAGTTCCGCCAACTTGAAGCCAAACGAATCTCTAGTTTAGCTAAAAATGATGAAGCCCGGATTATTTGGCTAACAGAAAAGCTATTGGGATTTATGGAACAGAGAATTGAACAACTCGGTGAACAACGAGGACGTAAACTCGAAGGACTCTTGTGTAAAGTTTCCCTTTGTCAAAATGGAGGTCAACCTCAAGTTTGGATTAATTCAGAACTTGCAGTTCAAGATTTTCCGGCTGAATATGTTCTTCAACTTCCCCAATTAAATACACAAAAGCTTAAAGAGGATGTTCTTGCTACTGAATCAGGAGAACTTTGTGATGAGCAGGGTCGTGTGATTGCCAAAGTTTTGCCCAGAGGCAAACATATTCGCCTTGTTTAA
- a CDS encoding PD-(D/E)XK nuclease family protein produces the protein MIWITAEDLSRLAASNNLENMEAITEVKTHPKEEQFRLLMEQSLMELPIAPFLANTPQFKQWFSQLQLLAPEIWSNEPNTWKTYGQLLQFPYNNVILSTKIDLLIYQYQQLEIINWTTHCPEDLENVLTDWKPQLDLFILAKTESYLPSQIRMTYWFLQEENDPIKVSRSYSMEAYQAFQEQLEQVLSKISPPDVTNSFPVEDTLTQFLTGKISIKNYLDSIPEIEI, from the coding sequence ATGATATGGATAACGGCTGAAGATTTATCTCGTCTTGCTGCTTCAAACAATCTTGAGAATATGGAAGCAATAACAGAAGTTAAAACTCATCCAAAAGAAGAACAATTTCGTCTCCTGATGGAACAATCTTTGATGGAACTTCCTATCGCTCCTTTTCTAGCCAACACCCCTCAGTTTAAACAGTGGTTCTCTCAACTACAATTATTAGCTCCTGAAATCTGGAGTAACGAACCCAATACCTGGAAAACCTATGGACAATTGCTTCAATTTCCATATAACAATGTCATTCTTTCTACCAAAATTGACTTACTCATTTATCAGTATCAGCAACTTGAAATTATCAATTGGACAACTCATTGCCCTGAAGATTTAGAAAACGTCCTCACCGATTGGAAGCCTCAACTTGACTTATTCATCCTAGCCAAAACTGAGTCTTATCTGCCTTCTCAAATTCGGATGACTTATTGGTTTCTTCAAGAAGAGAATGATCCCATTAAAGTCAGCCGCTCCTATAGTATGGAAGCTTATCAAGCTTTTCAAGAGCAACTCGAACAAGTTCTTTCTAAAATTTCACCCCCAGACGTGACTAATAGCTTTCCTGTTGAAGATACATTGACTCAATTTTTAACAGGAAAAATATCTATCAAGAATTATCTTGATTCCATTCCAGAAATTGAAATTTAA
- a CDS encoding AAA family ATPase produces the protein MFDTEQLILLFKAGIATVTVDTPAASEPALIEKIALELRERYRVLIQWDCGNQFLNLTPRVERNLITKIDKSATPNVNQEVHPVITFIKHLEHLISEDNQPTLILAKDFLELVTQGNSRSDWLRLSKDLFFALKRSPHRLILTHHGLNIPHYFQDLVWELSNPLPTELEVEQLKIKKITFLSANARQNNIDFEVNLSEQQQRQLTGALQGMTTEGIEDALQLVVITNRGITPQAITQILEIKKQHLASKGVTFAPSPDVPVQGLPAISHWAQMQLPLLDATSRATHHLDQPAHVLFIGVSGTGKSLAVKAIAAEWGVPCLVLDLGKLMSKELGSSEANLRSILQQAEALAPCLLWIDEMDKQVSQQSSERDGGTSSRMIGTLLTWLEENKTDVIVAATANRPWGFSKEMLRRFKVFYVDLPNLSTRAEIWQVQLSHYLIELDSNWIQQLAERSISMTGAEIRNVVKEAATEAFALGHPRIVSGDRLLNLINSKPAQFRGDTEELNALRKWAINGGGELASPVSSFNSSESSDTSPNPSSHRDLHWN, from the coding sequence ATGTTTGACACAGAACAACTTATTTTACTGTTCAAAGCAGGAATTGCTACGGTTACAGTGGATACACCTGCTGCTTCTGAACCTGCATTGATTGAAAAAATTGCCCTAGAACTCCGAGAACGATACAGAGTTTTAATCCAATGGGATTGTGGGAACCAATTCCTTAACTTAACTCCCAGAGTTGAGAGAAATCTGATTACTAAAATTGACAAGAGTGCTACCCCCAATGTTAATCAAGAAGTTCATCCTGTTATTACTTTCATTAAACATTTAGAACACCTTATTTCTGAAGATAATCAGCCTACTTTAATTCTCGCTAAAGATTTCCTTGAATTGGTCACTCAAGGCAATTCCCGTTCCGACTGGTTAAGACTTTCCAAAGATCTATTTTTCGCACTTAAGCGTTCGCCCCATCGTTTGATACTGACTCATCATGGGTTAAATATTCCCCATTATTTTCAAGATTTAGTGTGGGAACTATCTAATCCTTTACCCACAGAATTAGAAGTTGAACAGCTTAAGATTAAAAAAATTACTTTTCTATCTGCCAATGCCAGACAAAATAACATTGATTTTGAAGTCAATCTAAGTGAGCAACAACAACGACAATTGACTGGTGCTCTTCAAGGAATGACAACTGAAGGCATTGAAGATGCACTGCAACTGGTGGTAATTACCAACCGAGGCATTACACCCCAAGCGATTACCCAAATTCTGGAAATTAAAAAGCAGCATTTGGCAAGCAAAGGCGTAACTTTTGCCCCATCCCCCGATGTACCTGTGCAAGGTCTTCCTGCCATTAGTCATTGGGCGCAAATGCAACTCCCATTGCTTGATGCTACTTCCCGTGCTACTCATCATCTAGATCAACCTGCTCATGTTCTTTTTATTGGTGTGTCTGGTACAGGTAAATCTTTAGCGGTTAAAGCGATCGCTGCCGAATGGGGAGTTCCTTGTTTAGTGTTAGATCTGGGAAAACTAATGAGTAAAGAACTCGGTAGTAGTGAAGCAAATCTCAGAAGTATTTTGCAACAAGCGGAAGCTTTAGCGCCCTGCTTACTGTGGATTGATGAGATGGATAAACAAGTTTCTCAACAGTCTTCTGAGAGGGACGGGGGAACATCTTCTCGGATGATAGGAACATTATTAACTTGGCTTGAAGAGAACAAAACAGATGTAATTGTTGCTGCAACAGCTAATCGTCCTTGGGGATTTTCTAAAGAAATGCTGCGTCGCTTCAAAGTGTTTTATGTGGATTTACCCAATCTTTCAACAAGAGCAGAAATTTGGCAAGTGCAACTTTCTCATTATCTCATTGAATTAGATTCTAACTGGATTCAACAATTAGCAGAACGCTCTATTTCAATGACGGGTGCAGAAATCCGTAATGTAGTTAAAGAAGCTGCCACAGAAGCATTTGCTTTAGGACATCCTAGAATTGTGAGTGGCGATCGCTTGCTTAATTTAATTAACTCTAAACCTGCACAATTTCGAGGGGATACAGAAGAATTAAATGCTTTGAGAAAGTGGGCTATTAATGGCGGAGGTGAATTAGCATCTCCTGTCAGTTCCTTTAATTCATCTGAATCTTCTGACACCTCACCTAATCCCTCATCCCATCGAGATTTGCATTGGAATTAA
- a CDS encoding DUF1257 domain-containing protein: MSHFSTVKTTLSHRQSLLKALEVILEKVGINSEIENHNVPVLLNNDYDKTDEQQAEVVIRRNFLEGLLDLGFRWHPEQNSFESVIDPWDFERNLLGKHFKTVQNFLEELQIAHNTAFIDIHYPEHLWTRETLITGDGTTTITLTQKVDVYA, encoded by the coding sequence ATGAGCCACTTTTCAACTGTTAAAACCACTCTATCTCATCGACAATCCCTTCTAAAAGCACTTGAAGTAATTCTCGAAAAAGTGGGAATTAATTCAGAGATTGAAAACCATAATGTTCCGGTTCTGCTTAATAATGATTACGACAAAACCGATGAACAACAAGCTGAGGTTGTCATTCGTCGTAACTTCTTAGAAGGCTTACTAGATCTTGGCTTTCGTTGGCATCCTGAACAAAACAGTTTTGAATCCGTTATTGATCCTTGGGATTTTGAACGCAATTTACTGGGAAAACATTTTAAAACTGTCCAAAATTTCCTAGAAGAACTGCAAATTGCTCATAATACAGCGTTCATTGATATTCACTATCCTGAACATCTCTGGACAAGAGAAACACTGATAACCGGAGATGGAACAACCACTATAACTTTGACTCAAAAAGTAGATGTTTACGCTTAA